The Candidatus Schekmanbacteria bacterium genomic interval GATATCATGTGCGTGAGGCAGGGTGTAATGCGGTGCAGGAAGCGGCATTCATGCTTTCAGACGGCATTGCCTATGTAGAGGAAGTGCTGAAAAGAGGTATATCAATTGACGAGTTTGCTCCTCATCTTTCATGGATTATGGCGTCGGGCATGGACCTTTTTGAGGAGGTAGCCAAATTCAGGGCTGTAAGGCGGATATGGGCTAAGATGGTTAAAGATAGATGGAACAGTAACAAATCTGAATCAATGAAATTCAGGCTCTTTACAGCTACAATGGGCTCTACTCTTTCACGGCAGGAACCTCTTAACAATGTTGTGAGGGCAACTCTTGAAGCGCTTGCTTCTGTTATCGGAGGTGTCCAGTCTATCCATGTGTCTTCCTTTGATGAAGCCATAGGCATACCTGACGAGAGCTCTGTGCTTATTTCATTGAGGACCCAGCAGGTGCTTGCATTTGAGTCAGGGATTGTTGAGGCTGCCGATATTTTCGGGGGCTCATACTTCCTTGAGAAACTGACTGATGAGTTTGAGGAAAAGACATGGGAGATACTTGGTAAAATAGAAAAACTCGGAGGTGCGCCCGAAGCGCTTCAAAAAGGATATTTCCATAGCGAGATACGGGAGGGTGCATGGAAGGAGCAAAAAAAAATTGAAACTAAAGAAAAGACTTTTATAGGAGTGAACAGTTTTTCTGCATCCGGGAACAGGGCTCTAAGAGCGTTTAAAGTGAGTGACGAGAATGAGCATGAGCAGCTTGAAAGGCTAAAGAGAGTTAAATCAGAAAGGGACAGCATGTCAGTAAAAGCATCTCTTCTAAGGCTTGCAGAATCAGCGAAACTCAGGGAAAACATTATGTTTCCCGTAAT includes:
- a CDS encoding methylmalonyl-CoA mutase, with the protein product MGSKEKTLFTGSGIEIKDLYHPGDASTKAYNEKIGFPGEFPFTRGIQPTMYRGKLWTMRQYAGFGTASETNRRFKYLMQSGQKGLSIAFDLPTQMGLDSDDKLSRGEVGRIGVAVDTLADMEAIFDGIPLSSISTSMTTNAQAVVMLAMYIAVAEKNRVPAFNLHGTVQNDILKEYMARGTYIFPPSHSMRLAADLIEYCSKNLPNWNPISISGYHVREAGCNAVQEAAFMLSDGIAYVEEVLKRGISIDEFAPHLSWIMASGMDLFEEVAKFRAVRRIWAKMVKDRWNSNKSESMKFRLFTATMGSTLSRQEPLNNVVRATLEALASVIGGVQSIHVSSFDEAIGIPDESSVLISLRTQQVLAFESGIVEAADIFGGSYFLEKLTDEFEEKTWEILGKIEKLGGAPEALQKGYFHSEIREGAWKEQKKIETKEKTFIGVNSFSASGNRALRAFKVSDENEHEQLERLKRVKSERDSMSVKASLLRLAESAKLRENIMFPVIECVKAYATIGEVCSILKEELGFYKGINSY